The proteins below come from a single Kitasatospora sp. NBC_01266 genomic window:
- a CDS encoding proline iminopeptidase-family hydrolase: MTATLKRKKGTVPFGPYETWYQVTGDLSSGRPALVAVHGGPGSTHDYLRNLNELAAHTGPVVLYDQLGNGGSTHLPDKGADFWTPELFADELSNLLRQLGIEDNYVLFGQSWGGLLVTKFAAERPAGLRGLVIANAPASYPLWLQEAARLRAELPPEVNEVLQRHEAAGTTDTEEYHGAMRPFYERHVCRLKPWPRDYLASFYEVYNDPTVYYAMNGPSEFHVIGTLKDWSVIDYCPAVAVPTLIISGRHDEATPATVQPFHDLIPGSRWEIFEESSHLPHLEEPELFQKVMREFLDTLPTAQG, translated from the coding sequence ATGACGGCGACACTCAAGCGCAAGAAGGGCACTGTCCCGTTCGGCCCCTACGAGACCTGGTACCAGGTGACCGGAGACCTCTCCTCCGGGCGCCCGGCCCTGGTCGCCGTCCACGGCGGCCCCGGCAGCACTCACGACTACCTGCGCAACCTCAACGAGCTCGCCGCCCACACCGGCCCGGTCGTGCTCTACGACCAGCTCGGCAACGGCGGTTCGACCCACCTGCCCGACAAGGGGGCCGATTTCTGGACTCCTGAGCTCTTCGCCGACGAACTCTCCAACCTGCTGCGGCAGTTGGGCATCGAAGACAACTACGTGCTGTTCGGCCAGTCCTGGGGCGGCCTGCTGGTCACCAAGTTCGCCGCCGAGCGGCCGGCCGGCCTGCGCGGCCTGGTCATCGCCAACGCGCCGGCCTCCTACCCGCTCTGGCTCCAGGAGGCGGCCCGGCTGCGCGCCGAGCTGCCCCCGGAGGTGAACGAGGTCCTGCAGCGCCACGAGGCGGCCGGCACCACGGACACCGAGGAGTACCACGGGGCGATGCGCCCGTTCTACGAGCGCCACGTCTGCCGTCTCAAGCCCTGGCCCCGCGACTACCTGGCCTCGTTCTACGAGGTCTACAACGACCCGACCGTCTACTACGCGATGAACGGTCCCAGCGAGTTCCACGTCATCGGCACCCTCAAGGACTGGTCGGTGATCGACTACTGCCCGGCCGTCGCCGTCCCGACGCTGATCATCTCCGGCCGCCACGACGAGGCCACCCCCGCCACCGTCCAGCCCTTCCACGACCTCATCCCCGGTTCCCGCTGGGAGATCTTCGAGGAGTCCAGCCACCTGCCCCACCTGGAGGAGCCGGAGCTGTTCCAGAAGGTGATGCGCGAGTTCCTCGACACCCTGCCGACCGCCCAGGGGTGA
- a CDS encoding TetR/AcrR family transcriptional regulator C-terminal domain-containing protein, whose amino-acid sequence MNRRAAPRYRQIVAELRQRIETGELAPGDRIPSTREITRQWGVAMATATKVLTELRHASLVRPVPGVGTVVDTGSRSAGAAHSAATGLRRNASDRALTPERIVATAIAVADAQGLAAVSMRRVAAELGVATMSLYRHVTDKDDLLAQMMDRAFATASAAPFPADPPESWREGLELAARTLWAMFRRHPWLAPALSMTRPQPIASAVPFTEWILTALDGRGLDLPTMFTAHLTLLNYVRGTAVNGEPKAEADSGPAGEEWMGTQGPAFQAILTGGRFPALERLTAAGYDFDLDELFEFGLQRLLDGIAALIREAP is encoded by the coding sequence GTGAACCGACGGGCAGCGCCGCGCTACCGCCAGATCGTCGCCGAACTGCGGCAGCGGATCGAGACGGGTGAACTCGCACCGGGCGACCGTATCCCCTCGACCCGTGAGATCACCCGGCAGTGGGGTGTGGCAATGGCGACCGCCACCAAGGTACTCACCGAACTGCGTCATGCGAGCCTGGTCCGCCCGGTGCCGGGCGTCGGCACCGTCGTCGACACCGGCAGCCGGTCGGCAGGCGCCGCTCACTCCGCCGCGACCGGCCTGCGCAGGAACGCCTCGGACCGGGCGCTCACGCCCGAGCGGATCGTCGCCACCGCCATCGCGGTCGCCGACGCGCAGGGCCTGGCCGCGGTCTCGATGCGCCGGGTGGCCGCCGAACTCGGAGTGGCGACCATGTCGCTGTACCGGCACGTGACCGACAAGGACGACCTGCTGGCGCAGATGATGGACCGGGCCTTCGCCACCGCGTCGGCAGCGCCGTTTCCCGCCGACCCGCCGGAGAGCTGGCGGGAGGGGCTCGAACTCGCCGCCCGGACGCTGTGGGCGATGTTCCGTCGGCACCCGTGGCTCGCGCCGGCGCTGTCGATGACCCGACCGCAGCCGATCGCCAGCGCGGTGCCCTTCACCGAGTGGATCCTCACCGCCCTGGACGGCCGCGGGCTCGACCTGCCGACGATGTTCACCGCTCATCTCACGCTGCTGAACTACGTGCGCGGCACCGCGGTCAACGGCGAGCCGAAGGCCGAGGCGGACAGCGGCCCCGCCGGCGAGGAGTGGATGGGCACGCAGGGGCCGGCCTTCCAGGCGATCCTGACCGGTGGTCGGTTCCCGGCACTGGAGCGGCTCACCGCGGCCGGGTACGACTTCGACCTGGACGAGCTGTTCGAGTTCGGTCTGCAGCGCCTGCTCGACGGCATCGCCGCACTCATCCGCGAGGCGCCCTGA
- a CDS encoding FAD-dependent monooxygenase codes for MRNNTDILVSGASIAGPAVAYWLHKAGFTVTVVERAPAPRPGGQTVDLRGAGRTVMTRMGLMDQVRALSVDQRGLAFVDSTGRITARMPTDSFGGEGIVSEIEILRGDLGRLLYEATLPGVEYLFDDTITGLDEDEDGVTVTFEKAAPARYGLVIGADGLHSVVRSLAFGPEADHVRPLDIYTAWFTATEELDLDGWYQMYNAPGGLVASARPGRLPGETKVGLSFRSAPVSYDRRDTAAQQDLIARRFANAGWQVPRLLRAMRTSSDFFFDSMGQVRLDHWSRGRVALLGDAGYCPTPLTGLGTSLALVGAYVLAGELVAAAGDHRIAFRNYDQVMRPYITQGQQLPPGGASGYAPSSALAIRLRAASMRSMNRWPMRNLLAAQSAKAGAITLPDYDRRL; via the coding sequence ATGCGGAACAACACCGACATCCTTGTCTCCGGTGCCAGCATCGCTGGACCCGCCGTAGCGTACTGGCTACACAAAGCAGGCTTCACCGTCACGGTCGTCGAGCGCGCGCCGGCTCCGCGGCCGGGCGGCCAGACCGTCGATCTGCGCGGCGCCGGCCGCACCGTGATGACGCGGATGGGCCTGATGGACCAGGTGCGGGCGTTGAGCGTCGACCAGCGCGGCCTCGCGTTCGTCGACTCCACCGGCCGCATCACCGCCCGGATGCCCACGGACAGCTTCGGTGGCGAGGGCATCGTCTCCGAGATCGAGATCCTGCGCGGCGACCTCGGCCGACTGCTGTACGAAGCCACCCTGCCGGGTGTCGAGTACCTCTTCGACGACACCATCACCGGGCTCGACGAGGACGAGGACGGAGTCACCGTCACCTTCGAGAAGGCCGCCCCCGCCCGCTACGGTCTGGTCATCGGAGCCGACGGCCTGCACTCCGTGGTGCGCTCGCTGGCCTTCGGCCCGGAGGCCGACCACGTCCGGCCGCTGGACATCTACACCGCGTGGTTCACCGCCACCGAGGAGCTGGACCTCGACGGCTGGTACCAGATGTACAACGCCCCCGGCGGGCTCGTCGCCTCCGCCCGGCCCGGCCGTCTCCCCGGCGAGACCAAGGTCGGCCTCAGCTTCCGGTCGGCCCCGGTCAGCTACGACCGGCGGGACACCGCCGCACAGCAGGACCTGATCGCCCGCCGCTTCGCCAACGCCGGCTGGCAGGTCCCGCGCCTGCTCAGAGCGATGCGCACCTCCTCCGACTTCTTCTTCGACTCCATGGGCCAGGTGCGCCTCGACCACTGGTCCCGCGGCCGCGTGGCCCTGCTCGGCGACGCCGGCTACTGCCCGACCCCGCTGACCGGCCTGGGCACCAGCCTCGCTCTTGTCGGTGCCTACGTGCTCGCCGGCGAACTCGTCGCCGCTGCCGGCGACCACCGCATCGCCTTCCGCAACTACGACCAGGTCATGCGCCCCTACATCACCCAGGGCCAGCAGCTCCCACCCGGCGGCGCCTCCGGCTACGCACCCTCCAGCGCCCTCGCCATCCGCTTACGGGCCGCCTCGATGCGCTCCATGAACCGCTGGCCGATGCGCAACCTGCTCGCCGCCCAGTCCGCCAAAGCCGGAGCCATCACCCTCCCCGACTACGACCGCCGCCTGTAG
- a CDS encoding MarR family transcriptional regulator, which produces MTSPAHTPSASFWYNSMAFEYLPNAGLTPTERDVLDILLARQEPGGAVHITQAQLSKRLGVLQPNISRALGKLSDLGIIDPPEIRRRGRVRLHRALAAYEGPRQAMAAMNDATIPDWPLNIPTSPERPARTSTPSSSAAKAKAKSRKSAAPKLHLV; this is translated from the coding sequence ATGACATCACCGGCCCACACCCCGAGCGCGTCGTTCTGGTACAACAGCATGGCTTTCGAGTACCTGCCGAACGCCGGCCTGACGCCCACCGAGCGGGACGTGCTCGACATCCTCCTCGCCCGGCAGGAGCCCGGCGGCGCCGTGCACATCACCCAGGCCCAGCTTTCCAAGCGCCTGGGAGTGCTCCAGCCCAACATCAGCAGGGCGCTGGGCAAGCTCTCGGACCTGGGGATCATCGACCCGCCCGAGATCCGGCGACGCGGACGCGTCCGACTGCATCGCGCCCTGGCGGCCTACGAGGGGCCGCGCCAGGCGATGGCAGCGATGAACGACGCGACGATCCCGGACTGGCCGCTGAATATTCCGACCAGCCCGGAGCGTCCGGCCCGCACGTCCACTCCCTCCTCGTCCGCCGCCAAGGCCAAGGCCAAGAGCAGGAAGTCGGCAGCGCCGAAGCTGCATCTCGTCTGA